A segment of the uncultured Desulfobulbus sp. genome:
GAGCCTGAACAGCTGAGGTCCCCTGTCCGACGGTCAATACCAACCCCTTATCGATTGCGCAGTAAAATTTGAGACTACCATCGTCTTCCACTCCGGCTATGGAGCGAACAAAATAGTCCTCACCTATGCGCAACATCAGCGGATACTGGGAAAAAACTGAGGCATTCAGCTCATCGACCGGTACACCTATGCAGTGAGCATACGCCTGTACCGCGATCTCACCGTTAATCTCCTGTACCAGTCGCTGTTCAGGAATAGCCTCGGTGATGACCAACCGTTTTACTGTAGATTCAAAATGCTGATGTTTGAACACGGTAAAGGGCAGCGAGGTCATACAGAGGGTAAAAACAGCGCAATCCTGTAATAACTCCCCGTTATGATACAGATAGGTGTTTTCAAAACGGAGTTTATCCCCAGCCGAACCGCCAACTATGGGCACATCTCCAAGTGCACGGTAGAGAGTGGCACTCAGAGCCTCTTCGCGGGTCGAGAGTCCATCGACAAGCAGGAGCCCAAAGGCCTGTTGCTTCGAGAACTGCAGGCGATCGCGAACATCGGCAGCAATCACCTCAACCTGATCGACCAGATTATCCAGGGGCTTAATCAGGTAGGAAATTGCTTTGAAATACGAGCTACTTAGACGCATCGCGCTGATTCCATCTTTCTGAAACCCGTTAGAAGTGAGTTGACCTGCCGAAGAGCAACCAACCACCGTCCCAGGAAGGCTTGAAAGCACCTTACACAATTCGCTGTGATCATAGTTTTCCGCAAAAAAGACCTGGGTCAACTGCGGTGGGCCCGTAACTCCTTTTGATCTGATATCACACTGGGTGAAGAGGTCTTCCAACGCCTTGGTTGGATCAAGAATAGAGGAAGTCCCCTGGCAAATGGTAACGCGTGAAGATTGAGACGATTTGACAGGCATCGTGTTCGTCACCTCTGAAAGCATTCCCACAAAAAGTATGGGGAGAGAACAGTCATAACGTACTGCCACATAGAAGAGTTGTGCACACAGAAACTCGTATTCTGGTTAACTTACAGCGTATCGCATCGTCTAAAGAAAGTGAATGTGATTTGCAATAAAAAAAGGCCTCTGGGCCCGCTGGAAAGCAGGCAGAGACCTTTTTACTCACAAGAAAGAGTATGATTGGCTCACCTAAACGGGCACAGGCAAGCTCAACGATAAGAGGATGATTACGCCTGGGTCAATGATCCATGACGACGAAACATGGTAAACACCATTCTCACAATTAAGGGGCCCTGCCGTTTAATATCCACCATTTCAGGATTCATCACCCAGTTGGCGATAAGCCCGTGAATCATGGAGAAAATAGTCACGGTGCCAAGCTTTACATCAAAATCCGCTGGAAGTTGCCCCTGCTTGATCGCGTTAGACAAGACAATCTGTAATCCCTGATAGCGTTCATGGCGCAGCTGGTGATGCCGCATGCGGATCGCCTCGGTATCTTTACTACGATCTCCCTCGTCAAAGAGGATACGAAACAGCTGCTGCTGGAGGCGATCATCTTCCATCCCATTGAAAAAAGAGAGATACAGCTCTTCCAGTTTTCCTAGAGGATCGGGTTCATCCATTCGCTCACTGGCCTCAGTCAAAGGGGAGTAGAACTCCAATACCTGTTCCCAGAGAGAATTGAGCAAATCAGCCTTGTTGGCAAAATGCCAGTAAATGGCCCCGCGGGTGACACCTGCTTCTTTGGCTATCTCGGTAAGCGAGGCGTGGGCTACGCCTTTACCGGCGATCACCTGGACCGCAGCCTCCATGATGGCATTACGGGTTTCCAGCGCTTCTTCTTTGGTTCTTCGTGCCATACTCCCCTCACAAAACCGCTGACGTGGATGGTGACTCCGTGGTGTGCTCTTTCCAACCGCCCCCAAGGACCTTATAGAGGTTTATGCGGTTGAGCATTTGTGCCAGTTGCAGTGAAAGACAGCTCTGGCGAGCGGAATACAAAGAACGCTGAGCATCCAAGAGCGTTAGGAAGTTATCGAGCCCTTGCTCGTATCTCTCCTTGGCCAGAGTATAGTACTCTTCGTTAGCCGCAAGATTTTCCTTTTGAGCAACCAACTGCCGATCGTAAGTTTCATCGGCAACCAGTGCGTCTGCAACCTCACGAAAAGCGCTCTGAATAGCGAGTTCGTAATTGGCAACGGAGATGTCTTTACTGATTTTGGCAACATCCAATTCAGCTCGCAGACGACCAGCTGTAAAAATAGGCAGGCTGATACGGGGAGTAAAAAGCCAGGTTCCCGAGGCGGAATCAAAAAGCTCAGAGAGTTCACCGCTCATTTTCCCAGCACTGGCGGTTAAGCTGATACTGGGGAAAAAAGCAGCCCGGGCTGCACCGATCTGAGCATTAGCTCCTTTGAGGCTATGTTCCGCTGCCTGGATGTCAGGACGCTGCAGTAAAACAGCTGAGGAGAGATACGCAGGTGGAGCTGTTGGGGCGACCTGGGTCATCAACCCATGCTTGGGGTGATCCAACCCGGGGAGCGGCCCACCGGTGAGAAAGGTCAGGTTGTTAATATCTTGTGCAACCTGACGTTGATACATGGCAGCGTTGGCCCTGGCCGTTTCAAGGCTTGTCCGAGCCTGGGCCAGGTCGAGTTGGGTCCCCATCCCCTGCTGGGAACGTTGCAGAATGAGCTGATAGGACTCCTCTTCGGTCCGCATTGTTTCTTCGGTTATGGTCAGCAGTTCCTTATCGGCAAGCCAGGTCAGATAGGCGCCCGCGACCTCGGCGACCAGACTGATCTGGGCTGCACGATGGGTCTCTTCCATGGCCAGATAATTTTCCAAGGCCTGGTCTTTAAGACTGCGAACCCGCCCAAAAAAATCAAGCTCATAAGAAGAAATACCAACTGAGGCACTGTAGGTCTCAGCGGTGACATGGTTGCCACCGCTGTAGGTTCGCTGCTTGGTCCCTGAACCGCTCCCACTGAGACTGGGAAAGAGTGCCGAGCGTTGAATACGGTACTGTGCCTGATAACTTGCAATATTGAGCGCTGAGACACGTAAATCTCTGTTATTGGCAAGTGCGGTCTGAATAATGGACTGCAACCTGGAATCGACAAAAAATTCACGCCAGCCAAGCTCTGAGCCAACTGTCGGCAGGGTGCTGGCGGCCTTGGCCCCCAGCTTCATCCCGGGGAGAGCATCAGCGACAGGCAGCGTTGGTTGAGTGTATTGCGGTGCCAGAGCACATCCTCCCAAAAGCGAAACCAATGCTGCTGAAAGTACATACTTTGAAGTTGGGGCAATCATCTCATACCTCCACAGAAGAGCTGGTTTCAGCAAGCTCTGCTCTTTTTGTTTTAAAAATACGTAACACGAGAACAAAAAACAAAGGGATAAAGACAACCGCCAAGACAGTCGCCGAGAGCATACCGCCCAGGACACCGGTACCAATGGCATGACGACTGTTGGCGCCCGCGCCCGTGCTGATCGCCAGGGGGAGAACACCGAGCATAAAGGCCATGGATGTCATGAGAATGGGACGCAAACGTACACGGCAAGCACTCATGGTGGCATCGACCAGCTCAGCCCCCTTATCGTAGCGCTGTTTGGCAAATTCAACGATAAGGATGGCATTTTTGGCAGATAAACCAATAGTGGTCAGCAAACCGACCTGAAAATAGACATCGTTTTCCATTCCGCGAAAGTACGCCGCTGCCAGTGCACCAAGCACACCAAGAGGAACTGCTAGAATAACAGAAAACGGAACCGACCAGCTCTCATACAGGGCAGCGAGACAAAGAAAGACGACCAGAATCGAGATTGCATACAGGGCGGGTGCCTGCGCGCCAGCCTGTTGCTCTTGAAATGAGGCACCTGTCCACTCATAACCG
Coding sequences within it:
- a CDS encoding FIST N-terminal domain-containing protein: MPVKSSQSSRVTICQGTSSILDPTKALEDLFTQCDIRSKGVTGPPQLTQVFFAENYDHSELCKVLSSLPGTVVGCSSAGQLTSNGFQKDGISAMRLSSSYFKAISYLIKPLDNLVDQVEVIAADVRDRLQFSKQQAFGLLLVDGLSTREEALSATLYRALGDVPIVGGSAGDKLRFENTYLYHNGELLQDCAVFTLCMTSLPFTVFKHQHFESTVKRLVITEAIPEQRLVQEINGEIAVQAYAHCIGVPVDELNASVFSQYPLMLRIGEDYFVRSIAGVEDDGSLKFYCAIDKGLVLTVGQGTSAVQALESSFQKVREEIGEPVLIFGCDCILRRLEMEESHIDKEIGSLMAKNHVFGFNTYGEQYNSLHVNQTFTGVALGG
- a CDS encoding efflux transporter outer membrane subunit, whose product is MIAPTSKYVLSAALVSLLGGCALAPQYTQPTLPVADALPGMKLGAKAASTLPTVGSELGWREFFVDSRLQSIIQTALANNRDLRVSALNIASYQAQYRIQRSALFPSLSGSGSGTKQRTYSGGNHVTAETYSASVGISSYELDFFGRVRSLKDQALENYLAMEETHRAAQISLVAEVAGAYLTWLADKELLTITEETMRTEEESYQLILQRSQQGMGTQLDLAQARTSLETARANAAMYQRQVAQDINNLTFLTGGPLPGLDHPKHGLMTQVAPTAPPAYLSSAVLLQRPDIQAAEHSLKGANAQIGAARAAFFPSISLTASAGKMSGELSELFDSASGTWLFTPRISLPIFTAGRLRAELDVAKISKDISVANYELAIQSAFREVADALVADETYDRQLVAQKENLAANEEYYTLAKERYEQGLDNFLTLLDAQRSLYSARQSCLSLQLAQMLNRINLYKVLGGGWKEHTTESPSTSAVL
- a CDS encoding TetR family transcriptional regulator, with the protein product MARRTKEEALETRNAIMEAAVQVIAGKGVAHASLTEIAKEAGVTRGAIYWHFANKADLLNSLWEQVLEFYSPLTEASERMDEPDPLGKLEELYLSFFNGMEDDRLQQQLFRILFDEGDRSKDTEAIRMRHHQLRHERYQGLQIVLSNAIKQGQLPADFDVKLGTVTIFSMIHGLIANWVMNPEMVDIKRQGPLIVRMVFTMFRRHGSLTQA